The DNA segment TGAGAATTTACGGAGATTATTCGTATTCTTATGTGAACGGCGCTCATCAAAAGCTCATTCACTTTAAAAACGATACGGGTGTGATCGACGAACTTGATACAAACGGAGTTCCTATGGGAATTTTCGAAGTCAGCAGAAACAACTTCGAAGAAAAACACGGACGTATCAATCCGGGAGACATTTTGATTCTCACCTCGGACGGAATCGTGGAACAAAAAAATTCGGAACGTCAGGAACTCGGACAGACACGTTTTTTAGATTGGATCCGTCAGGAAAAACAAACCTTGGAAGAACAAAGAGATCGTATCTATGTGTCCGATCTCGTGGATTCTTTGATCTCCAGATTGAAGAGATACAAGGGCGATGCGAGAAACGGAGACGATATCTCGATCATGGCTCTTCAGTGCAATCCCTTGCTGAACAAGGCTAAGTCGATGATGAATGTCGCTAAGTCCGCCGCCCGTGAAAAGAACGATTCATTGGCGTATGACAAGGCTTTGGACGTGTATTCTCTGGACGATTCGATCAAGGACAGCTTGCTTCTGCTCGGAAGGATGTATTACAGAGACCGCAATTTTCCAAAGTCGATTCAGTTTTTGGATAAGTTTGTAAAAACTTCGGGTGAGGACTCTGCCTATATCCAATATTTGATCGGTAGAGCGTATTACGAAACTGATAATATTCAAGAAGCAAAACGTTCTCTCAAACGTTCTCTTGCGATCGATCACACGTATTCAAAAGCGAGCCTTCGATTGGCGCGATGTTATCTGAAAGAAAATCAAAGTCCGAAAGCCATCAAAGTTCTGCAACAGGGAATCAAAAGCGCTCCTACGAACGAGTATCTGAAGATATCTCTCAAAAAACTGGAAGATCTGATGCGTAAAAAAGACGATTCATCCGTTTTTGACGCTGAAGGTGAAAAAGAACGACTCGCCGTTTGAACGGAATGATTGAAATAAAAAAAGGAGATAAAGTTATATTATGCGTTGGTATATTGTATTATTCATTCTCGCTCTGTTGACTACGGGTGTTTTTGCACAGGACGCGCCCGTCGTTGAAGTGACGGTTAACGTTCCGGATCCAGCGGTCACTGCGGTAAACACCGAGTTGGCCACTCTTCGGTCCGAGATCAATTGGCTCTGGACCTGTATCGCAGCGTTTATGGTTTTTTTTATGCAGGCTGGGTTTGCCTACGTAGAGGCCGGATTTACCCGCGCTAAAAACGTAGTGAACATTCTGATGAAAAACTTCATCGATTTTTGTTTGGGTTCCATTTTTTTCTGGCTCATCGGATTCTCCATTATGTTCGGAGATCAGATGTTTCCCGGTTTCGGAATCGGGATTCCCGGATTGGCAGATTCTCTCATCGTAAAAAACGGAACACCGGATAAGTGGGGATTTGCATTCCTCATCTTCCAAATGGTGTTTGCAGCAACAGCGGCCACCATCGTATCCGGAGCGATGGCGGAAAGAACCAAGTTTGTTTCTTACATTGTATTTTCGATCTTGATCACTGCGTTGATCTATCCGATGTTTGGTAGTCTTGCCTGGGCCGGACTTTGGGGTCGTGGCAAAGGATTTTTAGAGCTGCAAGGATTTATCGACTTTGCGGGCTCCACAGTCGTTCATTCGATCGGAGGTTGGGCTGGTTTGGCGGGGGCGCTCATTCTCGGGCCTCGGATCGGAAAGTATCAGGAAGGAAAATTGTTTCCGATCCTTGGACACAATATGTCTATGGCCGCTCTCGGAGTTTTTATTCTCTGGTTTGGTTGGTTCGGATTCAACCCGGGTTCTACGACTTCCGTCAGCGGCGGTAACTTTGCAGTGATCGCTGTGACTACAAACATGGCCGCGGTTTCCGGAGCGCTTGCGTCGATGATCGTAACTTGGATCTTATTTAAAAAACCGGATATCGGTCTTTCCTTAAATGGTGCGCTTGCCGGACTTGTGGCGATCACTTCTCCTTGTGCGAACGTGAGTATTTCTTCCGCGGTGCTTATCGGACTGATCGCCGGAATTTTGGTTGTCGTGAGCGTTTTATTTTTTGATCGAATTCATATTGACGACCCGGTGGGCGCGGTTTCGGTTCACGGTGTTTGCGGGGCCTGGGGAACCTTGGCCGCGGGACTTTTTGCACAAGAAAGTTACGGTGGAATCAACGGACTTTTCTTTGGTGGAGAATTTTCGGTGGTTGTCGTGCAGCTTACCGGAATCGGGATCGCGTTTGTTTGGTCCTTTGGAATGAGTTCGGTGATCTTTCTCGCATTGAAATACACGATCGGACTTCGGGTTTCCGAAGACGAGGAAATTACCGGTTTGGATATTCTCGAACACGGCAACGAGGCGTACCCGATTTCGAAGTAATTTCAATCTTTTCAGAGGGTCTATTCCCGGACCCTCTTTTCCGTTGACGGAATCCTTTTCCACTTCAGATTTGATGCATGAGCCTTATTTACGGCCGATTTTGCAAAATTCTACTCTTCGTTTTAATACTTCTGGTTTTTGCCAATTGTTTTGATTATGAGGAAACGATTACGATCAATCACGATTTTTCGGGAACATTAGAAGTTACTTATACGGTTCCGACTCGTAGAAATTCGGACGAATCGCTGATTAAATTTCTTCCCACCCGTAAGGATGAGATTTTGGGAAGACTCAATAAGGGTTTTTTTTCCAAGAATATTTCTCTCAAAGATTTTAACTTTCAAAAAATAGTCACACCGGAAACGGATCCGAGTTTGTTTCGGGAAAAAGCAAAGGTCTATTACAAGGTGGAATTTCAGGATCTTTCTCAAATTGAAGACGCGATCCTGGGAAAGGTTCAGGTTCGTAAAAAGGGAAATACGATTTATGTCAAAAGAGAAATTCCTTCGATCAGCAGAGCTCCGGATACTTTGAAAAAAGACGGAGAGAAAAAAATCTATTCCGAAACGCTCCGACTTTTGCGTACGAGCTCGATCTTATTTAAAGTGAACTTTCCGATCGCTTCGATTTGCAGATCCAATCGGGGAGACGTAAATCTGGGCAAATTGAGTTACCGCTTACCGTTAGCCGAAACTATCGAAAAAACCGGAAACAATTCTTGGGATTATAGAATCACGGTCATTTACTAAGGTTTTAAGTGAAAGAATCAAAAGAAAAAGTTCGAAATCACGGAGACAAATCGCTCTTTCCTTTCGGGATTTTTCTTCTTGTCTTTTTTACGAATCTGCTGCTCCCCATCAGTCCGATCTCCGACACGGTTTGGAACATTCCGACCGGAATGAGTCTTTTGCTTTCCGGGGACTTCAATCTCGACGAATATTCGGATCTCAAAAAAGAATACAACCATTACGGAATATCCGAAAGCAAGGGACATTCCTATAACTATTTTCCGCCCGGAGTTTCCATATTAGCGATTCCTCAACTGTTTGTTTTGACTCAGATCAACGGATCCCGTGAGATTTTAAATCATTCCGCGGAAGCGGGTCGTTTTGTAGCCGCGGGTTGGATGGCGGTTGCAGCTTTGTTTTTGTTTTATGCCTTTCGAAGAAAATTCGGGGAAGAATTTGCGATCGGGTTTTCGCTTTTGTTTGCGTTTTGCACACCGGCTTTGTCGACCGGTGGAAGAGCCCTTTGGCAGCAGAGCGGTGTTTTACTTTTGAATTCCGCTTTGTTTTGGATTTTAACAAAGGATTTTTTAAAAAGAGCCGAACTGCTTTGGATCGGTGCGATCTGCGGTTTTGCAATTTGGGTGAGACCGACAACCGTGATCACTTCGATTTGTATCTTTTTATATTTGTTAAAAACGATTCGGATTCGCGCGTTTACGATTTTGATACCTGCTGTCTCGTTCTTGATTCTTTTTCTGATTTTCAATTGGAATTTATTTGATTCTCCGCTTCCTACTTATTATGGAGAACATTCTCATCGAATTTCGTCTTTCGGAATGTTTTTACACGGATTTTTGGGAAATCTTTTCAGTCCTTCGAGAGGGCTTATAATTTGGTCCCCGTTTTTGATTTTGTCTTTTTACGGTTTTTATCGTTCTTTTCGCAAAAAGGAATCTTTATCTTCTATATCCACGTTATTTGCCTTTATTGTTCTATTTCATCTGTGTATCATTAGCGGATACAATATGTGGTGGGGAGGGCATTCGATCGGTCCTCGATTTTGGACGGAAATGATTCCGTTCTTTTTATGGTTTTGTGCAAAAGGATTTAGAGATTTAAATTTGTTAAACGAAAAGGTTCTTTTGTTTAGAAGAATTTGGATTTTTCTTTGTGTCCTGAGTTTTGCGATTCATTTGAGGGCTTCGGTCGACGCAGGTCCGACTCTTTGGAATCGATATCCTGTCGATGTGGATCAGGATCCGAGCCGTATCTGGGATTGGAAGGATCCTCAGTTTTTAAGAGGGGATCACGGCGTCCGATTCTTTTTATGAGGTTGTAGGCTTTATCGTTCGATTCTTTCGTTTTAAAAGTCGATACTCTTCCGTGATTTTATCTGGGGACGGACTTTAA comes from the Leptospira sp. WS92.C1 genome and includes:
- a CDS encoding SpoIIE family protein phosphatase, whose amino-acid sequence is MIELKFGQRKVVSFRGNHKVVGGLTEKNKIDILLYISKEFASVDKHDELYNSVINICKDIFECDNSTLRIWKDGKLVPVRYLLETTPPRRSVTENEGYSGHTFKTKSSLLVQNLAYHPEYIDEGESTLSVMCVPILYKDEVLGTIAVESEHSFFYIDDDVEILEALASQLALALTSVRLIEGLVEANQREAAILKQLEFDMKMGRNVQSQIINTNISPWNGIHFGTYYEPMTEVSGDYFDVVRHGNAITVIIADVSGHGIPAALVTMSIHYQFRRCTSLGLGLTETLTELGESIRPQLPEGTYFTAFILRIYGDYSYSYVNGAHQKLIHFKNDTGVIDELDTNGVPMGIFEVSRNNFEEKHGRINPGDILILTSDGIVEQKNSERQELGQTRFLDWIRQEKQTLEEQRDRIYVSDLVDSLISRLKRYKGDARNGDDISIMALQCNPLLNKAKSMMNVAKSAAREKNDSLAYDKALDVYSLDDSIKDSLLLLGRMYYRDRNFPKSIQFLDKFVKTSGEDSAYIQYLIGRAYYETDNIQEAKRSLKRSLAIDHTYSKASLRLARCYLKENQSPKAIKVLQQGIKSAPTNEYLKISLKKLEDLMRKKDDSSVFDAEGEKERLAV
- a CDS encoding ammonium transporter, producing the protein MRWYIVLFILALLTTGVFAQDAPVVEVTVNVPDPAVTAVNTELATLRSEINWLWTCIAAFMVFFMQAGFAYVEAGFTRAKNVVNILMKNFIDFCLGSIFFWLIGFSIMFGDQMFPGFGIGIPGLADSLIVKNGTPDKWGFAFLIFQMVFAATAATIVSGAMAERTKFVSYIVFSILITALIYPMFGSLAWAGLWGRGKGFLELQGFIDFAGSTVVHSIGGWAGLAGALILGPRIGKYQEGKLFPILGHNMSMAALGVFILWFGWFGFNPGSTTSVSGGNFAVIAVTTNMAAVSGALASMIVTWILFKKPDIGLSLNGALAGLVAITSPCANVSISSAVLIGLIAGILVVVSVLFFDRIHIDDPVGAVSVHGVCGAWGTLAAGLFAQESYGGINGLFFGGEFSVVVVQLTGIGIAFVWSFGMSSVIFLALKYTIGLRVSEDEEITGLDILEHGNEAYPISK
- a CDS encoding dolichyl-phosphate-mannose--protein mannosyltransferase, translating into MKESKEKVRNHGDKSLFPFGIFLLVFFTNLLLPISPISDTVWNIPTGMSLLLSGDFNLDEYSDLKKEYNHYGISESKGHSYNYFPPGVSILAIPQLFVLTQINGSREILNHSAEAGRFVAAGWMAVAALFLFYAFRRKFGEEFAIGFSLLFAFCTPALSTGGRALWQQSGVLLLNSALFWILTKDFLKRAELLWIGAICGFAIWVRPTTVITSICIFLYLLKTIRIRAFTILIPAVSFLILFLIFNWNLFDSPLPTYYGEHSHRISSFGMFLHGFLGNLFSPSRGLIIWSPFLILSFYGFYRSFRKKESLSSISTLFAFIVLFHLCIISGYNMWWGGHSIGPRFWTEMIPFFLWFCAKGFRDLNLLNEKVLLFRRIWIFLCVLSFAIHLRASVDAGPTLWNRYPVDVDQDPSRIWDWKDPQFLRGDHGVRFFL